In Leuconostocaceae bacterium ESL0723, the following proteins share a genomic window:
- the dprA gene encoding DNA-processing protein DprA, which produces MDFKHFILALHLTAGIGKQRATRIIRAINHGYAPVTYPWPLDVLTNILEVSVNTAAYQQISAAYGPAIERAQAFNQPFMTYYCPSYPERLRQIYEPPLVLFYRGDLRALSLPSLSVVGTRTASPYSLNCLRVLLPRLIKTGTAIVSGLAKGVDVMAHQITFAQQGVPIAVVGTGIDIAYPGSHHSLQEQVGQQGLLLSEYPAKVGPRRGHFPDRNRIIAGLSAATLIVEAKQESGSLITANCALQNNRQVLAVPGSIFSSESEGTNQLIAAGAVPVLSVEDLLTTVKRLD; this is translated from the coding sequence ATGGACTTTAAACACTTTATCTTAGCCTTACATTTGACTGCCGGGATTGGTAAGCAGCGGGCGACTCGCATTATTCGAGCCATCAACCATGGCTATGCCCCGGTGACCTATCCCTGGCCACTGGACGTTTTAACCAATATCTTAGAAGTAAGTGTTAATACGGCCGCCTACCAGCAAATTAGCGCAGCCTATGGGCCAGCCATTGAACGGGCCCAAGCCTTTAACCAGCCCTTTATGACTTACTACTGTCCCAGTTACCCGGAACGGCTCAGGCAGATTTATGAACCGCCTTTGGTACTTTTTTACCGTGGCGATCTTAGGGCCTTATCCTTACCTAGTTTATCGGTGGTTGGGACCCGGACGGCTAGTCCGTATAGTTTAAACTGCCTGCGGGTCCTCTTACCGCGCCTGATTAAAACGGGGACGGCTATTGTTTCCGGTCTGGCTAAGGGGGTGGACGTGATGGCCCACCAGATTACCTTCGCCCAACAGGGGGTTCCAATTGCTGTAGTGGGAACGGGCATTGACATTGCTTACCCGGGCAGCCACCATTCCCTCCAGGAACAGGTGGGTCAGCAGGGCTTACTACTGAGCGAGTACCCGGCCAAGGTTGGACCACGAAGGGGCCATTTCCCAGACCGCAACCGCATCATCGCTGGTTTGTCAGCTGCGACGCTGATTGTAGAGGCTAAGCAGGAGTCGGGCAGTTTGATTACGGCCAATTGTGCCTTACAGAATAACCGCCAAGTGCTGGCGGTCCCCGGTTCGATTTTTTCCAGTGAGTCTGAAGGGACCAACCAGCTGATTGCCGCTGGCGCAGTGCCTGTGCTTAGCGTTGAGGATTTACTAACGACCGTTAAACGGCTGGACTAG
- a CDS encoding ABC-F family ATP-binding cassette domain-containing protein — MKQFRVENLTSSYGEKTLFKDLSFLINEGDRVGLVGVNGSGKTTLLNAIAGVTPADQGQIITQNDYRVGYLTQSPDLPDQDLVMDAVLSGDQPVFKTIRRYQQALQNFSEHPDDDQAAKHFQSAQDAMDSEDAWTVDAQIKTILMQLHMPDLQRPIAKLSGGQKKRVGLAQILIQEPDLLILDEPTNHLDFDSIAWLEKYLAHYPGSVLTVTHDRYFLDAVSNHIFELAHGKLYEYQGNYQDYVSSKAERLAQSQTQAHKQERLYQQELAWMKKSARARTTKQKGRQNAFEKLAEERGPAEQTETVSVQLGQQRLGKKVFVVEDASLKRGQQVILDDFNLRIGPGDRIGITGANGAGKSTLLNVLAGRLPLDSGTVERGETVKLAYYTQVTEPIDEDKRVIEYLSEVASTVTDKNGRQTSVSELLEQFLFPPFMHGTLIRKLSGGEKRRLYLLKLLMQQPNVLFLDEPTNDLDIETLTVLENFLEDFAGTVVTVSHDRYFLDKVANQTYLFQGEGRIKRLDGQFSQHLDEILATPAQATNPANQNANPSPAKPTPTKAAPAKPRLSYQEKREWASIEDEMADLEEKAASLNEAMTKQGSDYVKLAELQDELDQVNADLEQKLERWTYLSEIVEAAGQ, encoded by the coding sequence ATGAAACAATTTCGAGTGGAAAATTTAACAAGCAGTTACGGTGAAAAGACCCTCTTTAAGGACCTTTCTTTTTTGATTAACGAGGGGGACCGGGTCGGCCTGGTTGGCGTTAACGGTAGTGGTAAAACCACCCTGCTGAATGCCATCGCTGGGGTTACCCCGGCCGATCAGGGGCAAATTATCACCCAAAATGATTACCGGGTGGGCTATCTAACCCAGTCGCCAGATTTACCCGACCAGGACTTGGTTATGGATGCGGTTTTGTCCGGTGATCAGCCGGTTTTTAAGACGATTCGGCGCTACCAACAGGCCCTCCAAAATTTCAGTGAACACCCCGATGATGACCAGGCGGCCAAGCACTTTCAAAGTGCGCAGGATGCCATGGACAGTGAGGATGCTTGGACTGTTGATGCCCAGATTAAGACCATCCTGATGCAGCTGCACATGCCTGATTTGCAGCGGCCGATTGCTAAATTATCAGGTGGTCAAAAAAAGCGGGTGGGCCTGGCACAAATCTTGATACAAGAACCAGACCTGCTGATTTTGGATGAGCCGACTAACCACCTCGATTTTGATTCGATTGCCTGGTTGGAAAAGTACCTGGCCCATTACCCAGGTTCGGTTTTGACCGTGACTCATGACCGCTATTTCCTAGATGCCGTCAGCAATCATATCTTTGAGTTGGCCCACGGAAAACTTTACGAGTACCAGGGGAATTACCAGGATTACGTTAGCAGCAAGGCCGAGCGTCTAGCCCAGTCACAGACCCAGGCTCATAAGCAGGAACGTTTGTACCAGCAGGAATTAGCCTGGATGAAAAAGTCAGCCCGGGCCCGTACAACTAAGCAGAAGGGCCGGCAGAATGCCTTTGAAAAACTGGCTGAAGAGCGGGGACCAGCCGAACAGACCGAGACAGTTTCCGTCCAATTAGGACAGCAGCGCCTGGGAAAGAAGGTCTTTGTCGTTGAAGACGCCAGCCTCAAGCGGGGTCAGCAGGTCATCTTGGATGACTTTAACCTCCGCATTGGTCCCGGGGATCGGATTGGTATTACCGGGGCAAATGGGGCTGGTAAGTCAACCCTGCTCAATGTATTAGCCGGTCGGCTGCCCTTGGATTCAGGAACGGTCGAGCGTGGGGAAACGGTGAAGTTAGCCTATTACACCCAGGTGACCGAGCCAATTGATGAAGACAAGCGGGTGATTGAGTACCTGTCTGAAGTTGCTAGCACGGTGACTGATAAGAATGGTCGCCAGACCAGCGTGTCGGAACTCCTGGAACAGTTCCTCTTTCCACCATTCATGCACGGAACGTTAATTCGTAAACTCTCGGGTGGTGAAAAGCGGCGGCTTTACTTGTTGAAGTTACTGATGCAACAGCCCAATGTCTTGTTTTTAGATGAACCAACCAATGATTTGGATATTGAAACTCTAACGGTGCTGGAAAACTTTCTTGAAGACTTTGCTGGCACAGTCGTGACGGTTTCCCACGACCGTTACTTCCTGGACAAGGTTGCCAATCAAACTTACCTGTTCCAAGGAGAAGGCCGGATTAAGCGCTTAGATGGTCAGTTCAGTCAGCACCTGGATGAGATCCTAGCTACTCCTGCTCAGGCCACAAATCCTGCTAACCAAAATGCTAATCCAAGCCCGGCTAAACCAACACCGACGAAGGCCGCTCCTGCTAAACCGCGGCTTAGCTACCAAGAAAAGCGGGAGTGGGCCAGCATTGAAGATGAAATGGCTGACCTAGAAGAAAAGGCGGCTAGTCTAAATGAGGCCATGACCAAGCAAGGTTCTGATTACGTTAAGTTGGCCGAGTTACAAGACGAGCTTGACCAGGTTAACGCTGATTTGGAACAGAAATTGGAGCGTTGGACCTACCTGAGCGAAATCGTTGAGGCGGCTGGACAGTGA